Proteins from a single region of Candidatus Woesearchaeota archaeon:
- a CDS encoding methyltransferase produces the protein MQSPVYYPKEDSYLLQKHIQEYAEKAHNVLDVGTGTGILAIEAAKYAQKVVAVDINPQALAIAKANMYKENKGKLTHLVFKYADIFSEIKEKFDLIICNPPYLPADPNYPDIALDGGKKGYEFIEKFLNKVNDVLTKDGKVLLLFSSLTKKDKVEEFIKKNLLTFEKIDQEKFSFELLYVYELQKTALRKKLESLNIKDIAYFTKGRRGILFKGILNKKQIVVKATNETSKAFNRIANEATILRKLEQYNIAPKIVCAEENFLVYEFIEGTLILNFIEKAIKSEIITVIKTLFEMMYLLDTLNITKEEMHHPIKHIIITTGNDVKLLDFERAHRTDHPKNVTQFCQFLINTGTNNLLKEKEIVIDKKKIINASKMYRKRMDRNSFGAILDLLNVN, from the coding sequence GAAAAAGCGCATAACGTATTGGATGTAGGTACAGGAACAGGAATATTAGCAATTGAAGCAGCAAAATATGCTCAAAAGGTAGTTGCCGTAGATATTAATCCTCAAGCTCTTGCTATTGCAAAGGCAAATATGTATAAAGAGAATAAAGGCAAATTAACTCATTTGGTTTTCAAGTACGCTGATATCTTTTCTGAAATCAAAGAAAAATTTGATCTCATCATATGCAATCCTCCGTATTTGCCTGCAGATCCAAACTATCCGGACATTGCTTTAGATGGCGGGAAAAAAGGATATGAATTTATTGAAAAATTCCTTAACAAAGTGAATGATGTTCTTACAAAAGATGGAAAAGTATTATTATTATTCAGTTCATTAACAAAAAAAGATAAAGTAGAGGAATTTATAAAAAAAAATCTTCTTACCTTTGAAAAGATTGACCAGGAAAAGTTTTCTTTTGAATTGCTGTATGTTTATGAGCTTCAAAAGACAGCATTAAGAAAAAAATTAGAATCTTTGAACATTAAGGACATTGCGTATTTTACCAAAGGACGCCGCGGAATTTTATTTAAAGGAATTTTGAACAAAAAACAGATAGTAGTCAAAGCAACCAATGAAACATCAAAAGCGTTTAATAGAATAGCAAATGAAGCAACGATATTGAGAAAATTAGAACAATATAATATCGCTCCAAAAATAGTCTGCGCTGAAGAGAATTTTTTAGTATATGAATTTATTGAAGGAACTTTAATTTTAAATTTTATCGAAAAAGCAATTAAAAGCGAAATTATAACTGTCATCAAAACATTATTTGAAATGATGTATCTTTTAGACACGCTTAATATTACTAAAGAAGAAATGCATCATCCTATTAAGCATATTATTATAACAACAGGTAATGATGTTAAATTGCTTGATTTTGAACGCGCTCATAGGACAGATCATCCTAAAAATGTAACTCAATTCTGCCAGTTTTTAATTAATACAGGCACAAACAATCTGCTTAAAGAAAAGGAGATTGTTATTGATAAAAAGAAAATAATTAACGCAAGTAAAATGTATCGGAAGAGAATGGATCGAAATTCATTTGGTGCGATTCTTGATTTGTTGAATGTGAACTAG